The sequence CAACGACGCCGTGGTCGCAGAGATATCGCGGTGAACGCGAATCCTGAGAAAGCACTCCAGAAACTGGCGCAACACGGGCAACTTGAGGCACAATTAACCACACAAGTGTGATATTCGGTTTCCGAGGTGTGTTGGGGAAGACGTTCCTCGTCGAAACCGGAGGTGAACAAGGTGCGCAATCTGAATCAGTTTGCGGACAGGACGACAGGAGTGGTGTACATCCACTCGGCGCCGGTGGCGCTGTGCCCACATGTCGAGTGGGCTCTGTCGTCGACCCTGAATGCGCGGGCCAATTTGAAGTGGTCCGCGCAAGAGGCCGACCCCGGTATGCAACGTGCCACCGTTGACTGGGCCGGCCCGGTCGGCACTGCCGCGCGCCTGGTCACGGCGTTGCGTGAGTGGTCGGCGCTGCGCTTCGAGGTGACCGAGAACGCCAGCGACGGCGTCGACGGTGAGCGGTTCAGCTATGTGCCCGGCCTCGGACTGTGGCGTGGGTCCACGAGTGCCAACGGTGACGTCATGATCGGCGAGATGCAGTTGCGCGCCCTGATCGAATCGCAGCCCGACAGCGCCGGACTGGCCGGTGAGCTGGAGGCGGCCCTCGGCACGGCATGGGACGACGCTCTCGAGTCGTACCGCATGGGTGGTGCCGGGGCAGAGGTGACCTGGCTGCAGCAACGCGTCGGGTAGAGACCATTCGGCGGGACCAGATCACCGTCGATACGAGATTCGGCCCCGGTAGCGAACTACCGGGGCCGAATCATGTTCGTGGCGCCCGCAGCTGAGTGCGGGCGCAGTTGATCACAACGGGATGTTCTTGTGGCGGCCACGCCGTGCGGGAGCGGCGGCCAGGGCCTCGGCAATCCGGCTACGCGTGGTCGCGGGATCGATC is a genomic window of Gordonia sp. SID5947 containing:
- a CDS encoding DUF3145 domain-containing protein — encoded protein: MRNLNQFADRTTGVVYIHSAPVALCPHVEWALSSTLNARANLKWSAQEADPGMQRATVDWAGPVGTAARLVTALREWSALRFEVTENASDGVDGERFSYVPGLGLWRGSTSANGDVMIGEMQLRALIESQPDSAGLAGELEAALGTAWDDALESYRMGGAGAEVTWLQQRVG